From the genome of Vicia villosa cultivar HV-30 ecotype Madison, WI linkage group LG2, Vvil1.0, whole genome shotgun sequence, one region includes:
- the LOC131648835 gene encoding uncharacterized protein LOC131648835: MAFTKKALIVAFEYPCSDVSLYGPSTAALRMKECLVNYYGFLSEDVMLAIDDVPTLHPSFPKAQALQPSFFTVADDLIFNNSKNTKKQSKQSRTICTTLAKMVSQSNVGDTILFYYIGHGNRRQTSYTNNSGWEEFMLCGDGSRIYDYHLREVASYVPDGVNFTVVAECCNSGGLIEGLFEVIGNSTRSPVFGNKRPERNFGGNGLQNSPPLAVLISSTQSNEGGAIGYNDNLKEHKCFLTDAIINIIMQKEGIVTNLELVKEVSRMFEEKNLEQSPGLYCNRGKENSYFLGLEGLKVKKKDKKKEDKVGKGKGKEKM, from the exons ATGGCTTTTACCAAAAAAGCCTTAATTGTTGCTTTTGAGTATCCTTGTTCCGACGTTAGTCTTTATGGTCCATCAACTGCAGCACTTAGGATGAAAGAGTGTCTTGTTAATTATTATGGTTTTTTGTCTGAAGATGTTATGCTAGCTATAGATGATGTTCCTACGCTACACCCATCATTTCCCAAAGCCCAAGCTTTGCAACCTTCATTTTTTACTGTTGCTGACGACCTTATATTCAATAATTCAAAGAATACCAAGAAACAATCTAAACAATCTAGGACTATCTGTACCACGCTGGCTAAAATGGTGTCACAGTCCAATGTCGGTGATACCATACTTTTCTATTATATTGGACATGGCAACAGACGACAAACTTCTTACACTAACAATAGTGGATGGGAAGAATTTATGCTATGTGGAGATGGTTCTCGTATTTATG ATTATCATCTAAGGGAGGTAGCATCATACGTTCCGGATGGGGTAAACTTCACTGTAGTGGCTGAATGCTGCAATTCAGGTGGTCTCATTGAAGGTCTCTTTGAAGTAATTGGGAATAGCACAAGAAGTCCTGTTTTTGGAAATAAACGGCCTGAACGTAATTTTGGTGGAAATGGATTACAAAATAGCCCGCCGTTGGCTGTTCTTATTAGTTCCACCCAGAGTAATGAAGGCGGCGCGATAGGTTATAATGATAATTTAAAAGAACATAAGTGCTTCTTGACGGACGCTATAATTAATATAATCATGCAAAAAGAAGGAATTGTGACAAATTTAGAGCTAGTTAAGGAGGTGTCCAGAATGTTTGAAGAAAAGAACCTGGAACAAAGTCCTGGGTTATATTGTAATCGCGGTAAAGAAAACTCTTATTTTTTGGGGCTTGAGGGattaaaagtgaaaaaaaaggACAAGAAGAAAGAGGATAAAGTAGGGAAGggaaagggaaaagaaaaaatgtaa